The following is a genomic window from Hyperolius riggenbachi isolate aHypRig1 chromosome 4, aHypRig1.pri, whole genome shotgun sequence.
GTCCTCTCTCCATCTCCTCATTCTACTGCTGTCTCCTGTTCAAAAAGGGTCAAAGATGTATTTGACCTGCTGGTGGAATAATTTCACCAGTAGGGGGAAGGACAGCGTTGGAACAAGTGGACAGCGAGAGAACAGGGAAGGCTTTATCTAGATCCTTCATTCTTCTTAgacgattttttttttgtgtgtttaatGTTGCTTGAGATTCAAATTAAATTCTCCAGTCAAACTTTGTCTGGCTATCTTCATACTTCCATTCTAGTGTAATTAGGGGTATACAAATGTGCACATTATTTTTGGAAGGGCTGCATGGTTTGAGCAAATGTCGTAAATGACATCAGCCCCACAATCTGGCCTCTTCCTGTCTTCATCTTGAATAATTAACAGCGGGCTGTTGCTAAGATCTGATGTGAGAAATGTTAACTGGTTTCATTTTTTAATATCCAATCAGGTTCAAGAAAGGGTCTACTTTGTGTGAGTGCACCTGAACTGTaggcatttttttgtttaaataaaagGTATCTAAAACAACTCCGAGCAAGAATTATATGCATGCCTTCCCCGTCTCTGATGTCACAATCCTCAGATCTCCTCACTTCTGGCCTTGTCCATTCTCTGCTCACTCAGCACGGTttgtacttttagccacagcccctcaacaagcatgcagatcaggtgctctgactgaagtcagactggattagctgcatgcttgtttcaggtgtgtgattcagccactactgcagccaaagagatcagcaggactgacaagcaactggtattgtttaaaaggaaacatctatctcagtttagtttccctttaaagggaacctgaagcatacggaaagctttgttggtggccaggaaaggaggcaagattaattTGTGTACTAAGTTTTATATAGCCGTGCAGCAAACTTGTTAaactgctgaattgtaaaaaaaaatggtctggtcactgTAAACCTAAAGAATTTGAGCTTTGCCAAGGGGTTGTGGTCCTGTAGTGCAAATACCTTATCTTGACTTCATAAACCAGTGGTTTGGTGCGGCCTGTAGGGAATACATCTGGGcactgtaagcctgtggtcctcaagaagtTAAAGGTAttagaaaaagaaaaagtaaagacTGACCTGTCTGGACTTTTCTATTGCAATCTTTAGGGTAGGTCCACAAAAGcagattatggcctcaattcactaagctttatcaaacgtttgataatttacctcatgggtaaaatccaatttttaattcactaaggtgttatagatttattgaacgttttatcgataaaacattcgataaatatataacaccatagtgaattcaaaattagattttacccatgaggtaaattatcaaacgtttgataaatcttagtgaattgaggcctatatggcAGCCTTTCATATGGACTTTCGTATGACAGTTAACAGTGCCAACCAATAAAATCTGAGAAAATGTGTATACcgtagagaaaaaaaatacagcgcAAGTAAGGTTATGAACTGTGACAAAAACAAGAATACAGAAAGCTACaagtagaaaattttattttataaAGATAAATCTGCATTTTAATAAACTTCCAAAAAATCCCAACACATAAAAAGACAACAGAGGGAGCAATAGGTAGTTATAACAGACTGTATGTTGAGATTATTACTAGCCAGGGGTTGATCAGGTGGAAGTCTTTCCCATGCTGTATTTACTGGTAACTTCCTCCACATAGTCCTGAGCTTTGACCTTTCTCAGCAGGGATACCAACACCTCCATACTGTCCCTGCAAGACAGACACAAAGCAATATGCTAAAACATCCCACTTCTCCACAAGTTTTGGAAACAGATTCAAGCTTCTTTTCGGGCTAGTTCAAACTCTGAACGCGGCTAGCCCGCGATTGCGTTCAGCTCCGATCACAATTTTATCTTACATCTCGCGAttcttgcgcttgtgattcccgttcaatagaacgggAATCACAGCGCAAGcgcccccaaaacgctgcatgcagcacgaTTCTGAATGATTGAAATCgcaactgctgcagtgtgaatgtatccatagggatacattgtagcagcgctttgctgatcgctgccAATCAGCAAAGTGCACAAGAATCGCCCCAATGTCAACCAGCCCTCACATGTCTTTTtgcaccataagatgcacctaggtgaaGAGGACAAACTCCACCAGTTTTTACTTTttcattcagctctggtatctttAATGCACAGTACCAAACAATCTGGAGAAGTAGTTTACTCCAAAAGATATTCTTCTTCCCTTTGCAGAAGCCCCACAGGCCACTGTATGGGACTCTATGCTGATGCTTACCTGTCATGGAGTTTGTGTATAGCATGGACACACTGAACCAGGTGTTTGCTGAAATTAGCAAGTCGTGCTAAAGATGATCCGCCATCAAGACCCTTAAACCAGCTTTGTGGAAGACATTCCACTATCTGCAGAATAAGAACACGCAAGAATTTACTCCAGCATACAGAACAAGAGAAGAGGCAGCGTGATGTACACCGATCAGCCACAACATTAAACCCACTCTAGGGAGCTCTGCAAGCCTCTGTGGGTAGTCATTTAGACGTGGCCTGGTTTTAGGATGCGCTGCCATCTCTCCCTTGTATACAAGAAAAAAAGCTCAACTATTTAGAACTTAGACCAGGGATGTcagactccagtcctcaaggacaATTTTATAACCGCTCAAATTAATTGGTGGGGATTCATCAAGTAGAGCACATTTCtccatcttaaggtggccacacacaatacaataagatCAAATTTCACAGCAATATGATAAGattccccctctttttttttttttttaaataggtttcttttttttttaatccagcaagaaatctgattggatttaagtctgtttgtttttctgatcaatttttgtgaaaattgaaTGATGTAGGGTAAATGTAGGCCAATTTCTTTAATGTATACAACCAAGCAATTTTAtcagttttaaatatttttttgcatAATTGAACAATGGCGTGGATGTGGCCTTCAAGGGTTGGAGTTTGACATCTGTAACGTAGACCATAAGGACCCTGTAAACTTCAAATTGGATGCAAATTGATCAATGACATCAGGCGGAGTGTCGGGCACAGGGGATAAACAATATCTTTCCCCCATACCCcgagcctgcccccccccccccccccaaaaaaaaaaacccccctGAAGATCATCCATCCAGTTATAACTAGGGAAAATGTTAGAGAAAAACGACAGAAAAGAAATATAGAAGTTTAAACAAAAGAGCAAAAAGAAACGAGGGACCAACTGTGCATGCCGAGAGGCCAGGGAAAGAAAGCCTGAGAAAAAGGAAGACGTGTATGGGTTTaactttttaacctccctagcgttctgattaTATGCGGCGCATGGCcgggggagggtttttttttttttttaacacaattttttttctatcgctagctacatgattaccccccccctccctccctccctgcggcatccccctacctcttccgatcgccaccggcgatcaTACCCATAAGAAAATCCCggtctgaacgggattccctgctgggcttcccccatcgccatggcgatgaaccgaatgacgtcacagggagtcccgatccaccctatAGCACAGCCTGTCCAATCAAAAATGGAACAGGAGCCgagtttgcgattggatagaaagctcatcgctcatgtgagaacacccaCATAAGCGACCATTACACAAGCgcttctaagggctctttcacactacaggcagcggtaaaaggctaaGATGCTgcattttggctgcaggcgttttcaaggcgttttcaaGACGCTTTAACGCCAACACCTTACTATCAATTGTAAAGAAAAACGCAGCAGTcagccctaaaaaaaaaaaaaagctcctgggagcgttgaaacacaacgatccaaaacgcggcgttagatgtgaaaggtaaaatgaaaggctaTGGACTCATTTTACCTTGGAAGCCGCCAActttggccgtggcgttaaaacgccgaaaaagccctctagtgtgaaagggccccctaaggctttttttttttttattaaatcgcTAGCgctcaaaaaacaaaaaccaaaacggcccctaatgtgaacaagcccttaaatctGTACTCCACCACCTTAAAAAGTGTCCCTGAAGTGAATTTTAGGGGGACAAATAGAGCATAGAGACATGACATGGAGCAGGATACATGCCTTTGTGTCTTCCTGGTGCCGCTGTCTGCACCTCCTGCTCTTTGCTCCCTCCCCCTGAAACTACTGACAGCAGCTTGTCAGTAGCCAATAGGGGAGAAGCATCCTTTGCAGGAAAGGTACTCCAGCATAACACCCCCTCTCGTGTTAGGAAaaccccttccctgcctctcCATGCTCGTGCCCCAAATCTCCATGCACCTTCAccgcctctctgtgctctctggcAAGAAGCGACACTGCAGCGTTGTGACCGTGGttgtggcaattttttttatttctaaaacTAAACTAATGCATAGATGATGCAGAAGCAGCAGCATGCAACTCTACCTCATACAGctagccccctggatcaggttttttttttcccccagtagACTGCCAGCTTGGGTACTGTTTAAAGAGGAatggtcgtgaaaatcttaaaggaataatgtgggggggggggggggggaaacgagttgaccttacccggggcttctaatagtcccccacaGACAGTACGCTCAGGCACAGAgtatactgggcatgcgcagtacgcacctggtgacgtcagtgggagtgaggacacggcaacacaggcgcagtggttttcagacttaaaagtcggacattccagaagtgaaccggaggcggggccggagcatcggggagtggctgcgcgggcacaggatgtctgtgggggaccattagaagccccgagtaagttccaactcatttttccctgacccccctacagtattcctttaaaatgtaaaacacttacaaataagaagtacatttctcccagattaaaatgagccataaattacttttctcctatgttgctgtcacttagagtaggtagtagaaatctgacattaccaacaggttttggactagcccatcttctcatgggggttctcaggattttctttattttttcaaagcacttagtgacagcaacataagagaaaagtaatttatggctaatttttctgggagaaatgtacttatttgtaaagGTTTTAAATTTTTCGcgactgttcctctttaaagcacacctaacccaaggcaaagctacctaaggcaagcacagaagtatgttcaggctggatccacatacctctgagtGTTGTCCATTCATCTCCTCATTCCCCCTGGCCACGTAAACACACCTAGAAGAAATTGACGTTTGGCCAACGTAACATTTTCAGAAAGGAAGAGACAGGCTTGCTGCGATGTTCCCTccaatcaccctcccattccctgccccattcactccccttaaagcggaatgaaacccagcatttctactttgctctaatagattatttacagcatattatatacaactagcatttttactagaactgcattcaaagggttaacacaggctttagaagcttccctgtcAGCAGAGCTGGCCACTTCTGAACttgcagataatgttatcttgtgtttaattgtatcaagtgaggaatgtaaacaaagccttctcccaCACTGCAgagtcccctgaacaaagtcagacaagcataaatgctttctgattaagttagactatgaataaagcagttatgaataaaatgcaatgtcagctctcagagtaaaataaagtgtacattaggaacgtataatttctaaatgaataataatacttatgcacaaaagcaaatatgctaaccgtatggcatataaaaagtaggaaaacatgttttggtTCTTTTcctttagccgggcgcatccactaggtggcaataaaactccagcagagttacatctttccctactattcatggcggcctggagagggaatagtaattaacgccacctactGGTTGCACCcagctaacggaatagtacccatgtttttattgaatattatctcagggttttataccgctttaagaggtgtgaatgggagggaacattgcagcaagcccgcctcttcctgtctgaaaattttacTCTAGCCAAAAGTCAAATTTGTCAAGGAGTGATTATGAAGACTGGGGGAACTTTTAGAGGAACAGAcagtgcacagaggtatgtggatacaGCATGAATATACCTGTGTGCTTACCTTAGTCATGCCAGTTGGTGACATGAACTGTTAAACGTATTATGAAGGTGTCTGCACTTTAGAAAAGCATCATAATTTTAATAATGAACCAGTGAGGTGTATGCAACTGTTCACTATAGGATCACGGTCTCTCTAAGACTTCTGTTATGCCAGTCACAAATGTAGTAcacatgttaaagagaatctgtattgttaaaatcgcacaaaagtaaacataccagtgcgttaggggacatctcctataaccctctgtcacaatttcgctgctctccgccccattaaaagtggttaaaaacagttttaaccacttcaggatcacaggttttcttcccttaaaaccaaaacaacttttacatttcagcgctcctcccattcattcactgataactttattgctactcatcacatgtgaatgatctatagcttgtttttttcgccacaaattaggcttttcaagggtgatattttattttagtaataatgttattctctatgcattttaaaaagaaaaaagagaaaaaaattaaaagatacactatttctatatttccaaccataaaaaaaaagcaagggaggctaggattagatcagggttgatcagggtagatcaggggtatatagtcctggtatatttatttataagtcctggtttatttataaaatccactaggtggcagtcagaatacaagaaaagaagatccagttaccttgtaatcctctcaggagtgattacaaggtaactgtatcttcttaagtgctggcaacattgtttgtaaacctcacaaatgaatgagcactgctattggcttatagcagtgctcattcatggttacaggcatctgattggtgatgggagtaattactcccattcatcaatcccacccagagataaatgaagctggtgcacgcgcatgtgcacgcacgggggcgcgcacccgcgggtgggagcgcgcgggagcgggggcgcgcgggtgcacgcgcgcgatcgtgtccgcacagcacaatagcggcaggggcgtttatcaacgcccctgatccgctcattaagtcaataggggcgtagttatgcgtctgggaaatccgaaagtggttaaaaagtttgtttgtaaacaaacaaaatggccaccaaaacaggaagtaggttgatgtacagtatgtccacacatagaaaatacatccatacacaagcaggctgtatacagccttccttttgaatctcaagagatcatttgtgtgtttctctccccctgcagctctcatgcactgaagtgtcaggctgattCTTCTAgcaaacagctctgcctgtgtttgtaatttctcagtatgtgaaagcccagccagctcaaatgacgatttatccagcttgtaaaagataagagagcagagagaagctgccttaATCTAAATAGCACACagtcagtgtgcatagaggggcctggagggggacgtgcatcacagaaccacaagactgaagaacttggcagccttccagacacagggcgacaagtccgacagggaaaagataagctgatttattacagagatggtgatagtagaaagtgctgcagtaagccatagcacattagaataggttttggaacttgtaggatggtagaaaacaggatgaaatttttgttacggagtctctttaaaggaaacctgggagggaaaaaaaaccctcaccCAAATGGGTACCGGCCTTGGaaaggagaagcctctggatcctccagagaagGGCTGCCCAACTGGCGGATGTGGCCTCTGGGCCTCATCCCTTTCCTTCCTCTGGCAGGCCCACATCTTGTTTGCGCTTGGCTCCACCCCCTCCCACCTGAAGCCAGGAAATTGATGCTGAAACATCTTGTGCTAGATACACCCCCTGACCATAAAGTTGGACAACActgagtccagaggcttcccccatcctcctctgccggGCCATTCCAGCTCTGTCCCTGCCACAATACAGTTGATGCGCATGTGAGTAACACGGACTAGCTCGGCTTTTTCTGCCAAAGCCCAAGCGACCCCATGCTATTTCAGGGGGCTTAGCACTGGAACGGCCTGATGGAAGAGgacaggggaggagccagaggcttccctctccccagggaagtatccattttttttttttaaattacaggttTAGGACAGAGTAAAGGctagtacagtatatacatagcATACAGTATAGAATACACATATGTGATCCTTCTAATGAAAGaccaaattacttacggtaacgtcttttccagtagtcgcgaagacagcacccctaatgagacttgtctccctccaacaCACGGACAGGAATCTGCAAAagatttaaatttgcataataggCGGCCCCAGTATATAAGGCATTAGTCATCAATTACCTTCAGTTCTATACAAAAGACACGGACACCGTAATAATGCTCATATAatctttaatctttttttttttttttttttttttttacccagggtgggttgtaggggtgctgtcttcgcgactactggaaaagacgttaccgtaagtaatttggtCTTTCCCAGTACGTCAGCTCagacagcacccctaatgagacGATATACACGATATATAAATTCagggagggactacagcctgCAGAACTTTTCTGCCAAAGGATAGGTCAGAATTAGCCAAAACATTAAGCCTATAGTGCTTCACGAACGTGTTCTGGCTGGACCAGGTTGCTGccctgcatatctgttctatcgaggctcctgccctctctgcccatgaagtTGATACAGCTCTCGTGGAATGTGCTTTTACTGGGAAGGACAGCTGCCTGCCCTGTATTTGATAAGCTTCAGTAATCGCTTGTTTGATCCATCTTGCAAGTGTTGGTTTAGAAGCTTTACTTCCCCTGGCATTCCCTGAGAAGATTACAAACATTGCCTCGGTCTTCCTCCAGGATTTAGTCCTTTCCAGGTATTGAAGCAAGCATCTTCGAACATCTAAACAATGAAGCGTCCTTTCTTTGTCATTCGCTGGATTATCACAAAAGGAAGGAATGAACAATTCTTGCGATCTGTGAAACTTAGATACTACTTTAGGCAAAAAAGCAATGTCCAATCGTAGGGTGATCCTATCCTCTGAGACCACACAATACGGCTCTTTTATGGATAGGGCCTGCAACTCTCCCAATCTTCTTGCGGTTGTGATTGCCAAGAGGAATGATGTCTTTAAGGATAAAAACTTATCAGATGCTTGTTCTAAAGGTTCAAATGGAGGTTTACATAAACCTTGCAACACAATATTCAAGTCCCAAGGAGGTATCCTTGTTCTCACCACAGGCTTAATTCTCTTTAATGCCTCAAAGAAACGTATAACCAACTCCTCCTGGGCTAATCTTCTCTCCAGGAAAACGCTCAGAGCAGACGTCTGGACTTTTAGGGTGCTGGTACTGAGCCCCTTCTGGAACCCAGATTGTAAAAATTCCAGGACTGAAGCCAGGGAATTGTTGACCATTGATCTCTCAACACACCACTCATTAAAGATCTTCCAGGTTTTTTGATAGATCTGACGAGTCACCTTCTTCCTACTCTGGATTAAAGTGCCAGCCAATTCATCTGAGAAACCTCTTGCCTTTAACAATCCCCATTCAGGTTCCATGCCGTAAGATGCAGAAGCTCCGGATTTTGATGAAAGAATGGCCCCTGAGACAGAAGCTCCGGATGAGGAGGAAGATTGATTGGTTCTGATACCCTCAAGGCTTGAAGTAACGTGAACCAGGGTCTCTTTGGCCAGAATGGCGCAATCAGAATAACTCGTGCTTGGTCCTGTATAATCTTGTTCAAAACCCTGGATAACAGAGGTATTGGAGGAAACGCATACATCAAATGGAAGCCCCAATTCACTGAGAAGGCGTCCACTGCCCAAGGATTGTCTTTCGGGTGGAGGGAACAGAACTTCCGACACCTGGCATTCTCCTTCCTTGCGAATAAGTCTATCTCCGGACATCCCCAATGAGATGTAATTTCCAGAAGAATCTGAGGATTGACTGACCATTCGTTCTGATCCAAAGCTTTCCGACTCAACAAGTCTGCCAGGTGATTTGAGGTCCCTTTCAAGTGGACTGCCCTCAACGATTCCAGATTTGCTTCCGCCCATCTGAGAATGCGACCCGATTGGCACCACAGTAGGTGACTCCTTGTTCCTCCTTGACGGTTCACATAAGCCACCACACTGCTGTTGTCTGATCTTATTAGAACATGATGGCCCTGGATCTGGCTGCTGAAAAACTGTAAGGCCTGCCATACTGCTTCGAGCTCCCTGCTGTTGGAGGAGCTTGATTTCATCTGGTCTGACCACTGACCCTGAGCTGGTCGAAAGTCCATGTGGGCCCCCCATCCCCACGCACTGGCATCCGTCGTTATCGTCGTCTGAGATGGATAATTCCAGAGACGACCCACGGATAGATGCTTCTTGATCTGCCACCACATCAAGGATACCTTGATACTGTGAGGAATCATCACCGCCCTGTCTAGGGAACTTGATCTCCTGTTCCAGTTCTTTAGAATCCACACTTGTAATTCCCTTGAGTGGAGCTGGCCCCACTGAACTGCCGGGAATGAGGCTGTTAAGTGACCCAATGTGGCCATGGCCCTTCTCAGCGAGACTGATCTTGAtttctgaaaagaaagaacagtaTTTAGTATAGAAGAAATcttatcagtcagaaaaattcttTCATTAACAGTGTCAATGTTGAACCCTAGATATTCCATAGATTGACAAGG
Proteins encoded in this region:
- the LOC137571306 gene encoding uncharacterized protein; amino-acid sequence: MASVLHKPMASAHCPGRIQNRVRNVTSPKILGHSSAIRTYKTTSPSGRSKILASQKGNSGGPLMSKGSGVLLSSISCSKVTRRLSLHSHLKRSKQVSKVQEVQNEQHYFCDSSFTEGQFPCISGSERCVPAYSHSSLLSAIPQICSPVGRKEIKISLAEKGHGHIGSLNSLIPGSSVGPAPLKGITSVDSKELEQEIKFPRQGGDDSSQYQGILDVVADQEASIRGSSLELSISDDDNDGCQCVGMGGPHGLSTSSGSVVRPDEIKLLQQQGARSSMAGLTVFQQPDPGPSCSNKIRQQQCGGLCEPSRRNKESPTVVPIGSHSQMGGSKSGIVEGSPLERDLKSPGRLVESESFGSERMVSQSSDSSGNYISLGMSGDRLIRKEGECQVSEVLFPPPERQSLGSGRLLSELGLPFDVCVSSNTSVIQGFEQDYTGPSTSYSDCAILAKETLVHVTSSLEGIRTNQSSSSSGASVSGAILSSKSGASASYGMEPEWGLLKARGFSDELAGTLIQSRKKVTRQIYQKTWKIFNEWCVERSMVNNSLASVLEFLQSGFQKGLSTSTLKVQTSALSVFLERRLAQEELVIRFFEALKRIKPVVRTRIPPWDLNIVLQGLCKPPFEPLEQASDKFLSLKTSFLLAITTARRLGELQALSIKEPYCVVSEDRITLRLDIAFLPKVVSKFHRSQELFIPSFCDNPANDKERTLHCLDVRRCLLQYLERTKSWRKTEAMFVIFSGNARGSKASKPTLARWIKQAITEAYQIQGRQLSFPVKAHSTRAVSTSWAERAGASIEQICRAATWSSQNTFVKHYRLNVLANSDLSFGRKVLQAVVPP